CGGGCGGGCGCGCAAGCCGTTAGCACCGTTCCGTACGACACCGCCGCTTTTGGCCTTGATCCCACGGTCGCGCCGGGGCGCAATTTCGACCTGCAAAGCTGGGCGCTCGACACGCCCGAAGTTGATCCGGCCGACGGGTTCTCTCGGCGCATCATCGGCGACGAGCTGAACGATTTCTCCGACCAGTATTTCTTTACCGCGCCCGATGGCGGCATGGTGTTCCGCACCACGATTGCCGGGGCAAAATCGTCGGCAAATACCAGTTTTACCCGAACCGAACTGCGTGAAATGCTTCGTCGCGGGGATACCAGCATCAGGACGCAGGGCGTCAACGAAAACAACTGGATACTTGGGTACCAGCCCGATCCGGGCGTGCCCACCGGCGGTCGTGGCGGCACTCTGAAAGGCACTTTGGCCGTCAACCAGACAACCACGACGGGAAGCCAAAGCCAGGTGGGCCGTTTCGTCATCGGCCAAATCCACGCGTCCAGCGACGAACCGATCCGGCTCTATTATCGCAAATTCCCGCAGAACGCGCGCGGCATGATCTATTTCGCGCACGAAATTCGCGATGGTTCGGATATCTTTTTTTCCGTCGTCGGGCCTCAACTGGCCAATCGAAAAACGCATCCGCAAATCGATGTCGATCCGTACAACGGCATCGCCCTTGACGAAGTGTTCTCATACGAGATCACGAACAGTGGTTCTCGAATCGACGTAATCATCCGTCGTGGTGACCAGAACGGGCCGATCATCGGGCATAATTACGTCGACATGGCCGTCGAGAACAGCGGATACGACCGGATTGACGAATGGAATTACTTCAAGGCCGGCGTCTACACCCAGAATAATTCCGGAATGCCGACCGATTTTGATCAGGTGACTTTCTACAGCCTTTTCAATTCGCATGATTAGGCCGTGCATAGTGTGCGGTGGTGATCGATTAACAGATATTATTGGAGAGCGTTATGTCGATGAATACCAATGAATTGACTAAAGGACATTCGGGCAATTCTGCAGCCCAGATCTCGCGCAAGAACCTGTTTGGTCTGTTGGTGACCGCATCGGCATCCGCCATCGCGCTGACGGCGGCCCCTGCGGCGGCGCAAGTTGCGATTACCGACGATACGCCGGTTGCCAATCCGGGCCCCGATGGCGTCACCTCTGCCGCAGGGGTTACGCAGACCGTGTCGAACGGGGATAATATCGAGTTTGAAAACAATACCAGCGATGGTGCGACGGTCACGCTGGGCGGAACCCACATCAATACCGACACGACCGACGAAGATGTCGTCGTATTCGTCGACAACGGCGAGAATAACATCACCATCAACGTGCTGGAAACAGGCGTATTGCGCGGCGTCAACGGCGTAATCTTCTACGAGGGCGATGGCGCGGTCATCGTCAACGACGGCCTGATCGAGGGCACCGGCGATGCCGACGAAGGCGTCATCTATTTCGACAGGGATGCCGACGGCACGCTGAATTCAATCACCAACAACGGCACGATCACCAGCGTCAACGGTGCAACGATCGGCATCGATACGCTGTTGGGCAACGATCCGTCGTCCGGGACGATCGGTGACGAGGAAGGGATCGCGCGGGTTCAGATCACAAATGCCGGGACCATCTCGAATACCAACGGCGACGACACCAATGGCGATAACGATGCCATCAATTTCAACGGCGATCCCGGCACCACGGGCGGCGTGGCGCGCGGCTGTGTTGAGGGTGAAACCATCCTTTGTCAGGTCGAGCTTGAGCTGGTTAACAGCGGCACGATTTCCGCGGCGCGCGATAGTTCTTCGAATGCTGCAATCCGTGTGGAAAGCGACGCAGTCATCAGCGGGACGATCACCAACCAGGCAGCTGGAGAGATCACCGGCGCCAGCAATGCCATCGCGATCAGCGGCGCCCATGCCGATCACGATCTTGCCATCAGCAACGGTCTGATCGAGGGGACGAGCTCCAGCGGTATCTGGATCACAGGCGCCGGTGTCAGCGTAGAGAACCTTGCGACCGGCACGATCACCGGCGGCGATGAAGGCATCCTGATCGAAGGTTCGGTGATTTCCGTCAATCAGGGTGACATCACTCTGGACAATGTCGCGGTTGCGGCGGACGGGATCGGCGTCGTCAACTCCGGCGTGATCGGCGGCGGCGAAGCGGGCATCGCCTTTGGCGAGAACGCCGCAGGCGGGATCGTCACCAACAACGCCGGGGGTGTCGTAACGGGCGGCACCGGTATTACTTCGGCATCCGGCGGCATGATCATCAACGACGGCACGGTCGAAGGCACATCGGGAGCGGCCATCGCGTTCAGCGGGGATGACGATGCAACCGTCACCCTTGGCGCGAACAGCACGACCACAGGCGCCACCAGCGCGATCGCGTTTTCCGGAACAGGCGTACACACCGTCAACATTACGGTAGGCGCGTCGGTAACGGGTGGCGTGTCGGGCAGCGCGACCGGTACCGCGGACTCGCTGGTCCTGTCTGGCACCGGCGATGGCGGCACGCTGACCGTAACCGATTTCGAGGACGTAACCGTTTCGGGCGGCGATTTCACGATCGGTTCCGCCTCGACCGGATTTGGCGACGGCATCGTCGTCAATGGCGGTTCGCTGTTCTTCAACGGGTCGAGCACCGGCGGAGTAAACGCAACGGCGGGCACGTTTGGCGGCAGCGGAACGATTGCCGGTGATGTCACCATCGCCGGGGGCGCAACGCTTGCGCCGGGCGATGATGGTGTCGGCACCCTGGCGATCGGCGGCGATCTGATTCTGTCGGACACGTCGATCCTTGCCTATGATCTGGGCAACCCCCTGAACCCGGCATCAAGCGATCTTGTGACTGTCGGTGGCGACTTGACGCTGGATGGCGTGCTGCGCGTGTCGGATGCGGGCGGTTTCGGTGCGGGCGTTTACCGCCTGATCGACTATACCGGATCGCTTACCGACAACGGCCTTACCGTCGACGTCCTACCCGATGGTTTCGATCTGGGCGGCGGCACGATCCAGACGGCGGTTGACGGGCAGGTCAATCTGGTGATGGCGGGCGACGTTGCCGACATCCAGTTCTTCGACGGATCGGACATGGCGGCCGATGGCGCGATCGACGGCGGTGACGGCGCGTGGAACCTGTCCAGCACCAACTGGACCAACGCCGCCGGCGATACCAATGCCGCATGGGCCGGGGCCTTCGCCGTGTTTCAGGGTACCGCAGGCACCGTCACGCTGGGTGACGACATCGAAGCGACCGGGTTCCAGTTCCTGACCGACGGTTATGTCATCACGTCGGGCGCCGGTGCCAACACGATCGAACTGGTCGATGCGGCAAGCGGAGTTCGCGCCGGTTCCGGGATCGAAGCCACGATTGAGGCAGCGCTGGTTGGCGCAGGCGGCCTGAACAAGATGGAAGGCGGCAACCTGTTCCTGACGGGTGACAACACTTACACCGGCGACACTACCATCTCTGGCGGCGCGATCGTCCTTGATGGCAGCATGGTCAGCGACGTCAGCATCCTGAGCGGCGCCATGCTGACAGGCACCGGCACTTCGACCGGGTCCGTCAACGTTGCGGGCGGTGCGATTCTGTCGCCCGGATCCGACGGGATTGGCACGCTTACCGTCGGCGACGTTACTTTTGCCGCTGGATCGTTCTTCGATGTCGATGTTCTGACCGATGGTTCGTCGGATATGCTGTCGGCCACAGGCGCGGCCCAGATAGACGGCGGAACGGTGCGGGTTCTGGCCAGCGAAACCGATTTCGCCGCTTCTACCGATTACACCATCCTGAAGGCCAGCGGCGGGGTCGCCGGTACATTCGGCGATGTGACTACCGACCTTGTGTTCCTCGATCCCACGCTGAGCTATAGTGGCGATGCCGTGGTTCTGAACCTGTCGCGCAACGATGTGGATTTCGAGGTTATCGGAGTAACGGCGAACCAGATCGCGGTCGGTGCCGCGCTGGACGGTCTGGGCGATAACGCCCTGACGGATGCTTTGGTAACGCTGGACGAGGAAACGGCCCTCTACGCATACGATCAGCTTTCGGGCGAAATGCACGCCTCGGTGCGTTCGGTGATCGCGGACGATCAGCGCGTCGTTCGCAACTCGGTTCTTAACCACCTGTCCAACGGCCTGCCCGGCAGCCGCGTTTGGGGCCAGGCATGGGTGCATGATGCGGACACCAGTTTTGACGGGAACGCCAGCGGCGTCGGTCGTGACGGCTGGGGCGCGATGCTGGGCGCCGATTCGGCCTGGGCGAGGGCGTGAACCTTGGCCTCGCCGCCAGCTATCAGGACACCGATTTCGATCTTGACCGGTCCGGCTTTGGTTCGGGACAGATCGAAACGATCAACGTGCTGGGCTATCTGGGCGTGGATCTGCTTGGTCTGAACCTGCGCGCAGGCGGTGGTTATGGCTGGAGCAATATCGACACGCAGCGCAGTGTTGCGTTCGGTTCGTTCGCAGGCTCGCTTGCCGCCGACTATGACGGCAAGAGCCTGTTCGCCTTCGCCGAGGCGGGTTTCCCGATTGCCCTCGGGACGTCAACGATTGAGCCCTATGTCGGCATCCGGGTGAGCGAGGTGAAGACCGAAGCCCTTGCCGAGTCGGGTGGTCCGGCCGCCTTGACCTTGGCCAAGGCCGAAGAGAACGCCAGCGCCGCGACCGTCGGCGTCCGCGCGTCAAGCGCGCCTGATCGGCCCCTGTGGGTGAAGCTCAATGCCGGGTACGAGCATGGCTTCGACGATTTGGTTCCCACGTCCACCGCGCGGTTCGTGGATGGTGACTCATTTACGGTGCGCGGCACGCCGTTGGCCGAGGATGGCGGGTTCCTGCAGGCAGAAGTGCTGTTCAACACATCGGCAACCAGCAGCCTTGGACTGGTCTTCGACGGCTTCATCGGCGACCATTCGCAGCAGGTGGCTGGCGGTGTGAAGTTCAGCCTCGGCTTCTAACTCTACAAGCCGTTGCCCTTCCCGATGGATGGGCAAAGCTTTCGATGGCCCCGTCTTCACATGAAGATGGGGCCATTTTTTGTGCGAAGACCATTGAAGAGAGCTTGATCGTGCGATTGAGCAACTCACCACTGGCGTTATGACGGAAAATTGCCTATCCAGTTGGCTGACCTATTTTTACGCCAACAGCGAACAGGGTGACCCATGCGCGGCAAACGACTTTATCAGGATGTGGCGAGGCAGATCGTCGATCTGGTTCAATCGGGCGAATTTCCGCCTGGT
The sequence above is a segment of the Croceicoccus naphthovorans genome. Coding sequences within it:
- a CDS encoding polysaccharide lyase family 7 protein; amino-acid sequence: MTAPESRWMSANVPASLTLDLGARYLVKDIGIAWYLGDERVVTFQIEGSDNGSSFFPLGGVRQSVGDTRSFERNPVPPTGARYIRITGTGASEGQAIAIVEAAVFGCRAGAQAVSTVPYDTAAFGLDPTVAPGRNFDLQSWALDTPEVDPADGFSRRIIGDELNDFSDQYFFTAPDGGMVFRTTIAGAKSSANTSFTRTELREMLRRGDTSIRTQGVNENNWILGYQPDPGVPTGGRGGTLKGTLAVNQTTTTGSQSQVGRFVIGQIHASSDEPIRLYYRKFPQNARGMIYFAHEIRDGSDIFFSVVGPQLANRKTHPQIDVDPYNGIALDEVFSYEITNSGSRIDVIIRRGDQNGPIIGHNYVDMAVENSGYDRIDEWNYFKAGVYTQNNSGMPTDFDQVTFYSLFNSHD
- a CDS encoding beta strand repeat-containing protein, whose translation is MNTNELTKGHSGNSAAQISRKNLFGLLVTASASAIALTAAPAAAQVAITDDTPVANPGPDGVTSAAGVTQTVSNGDNIEFENNTSDGATVTLGGTHINTDTTDEDVVVFVDNGENNITINVLETGVLRGVNGVIFYEGDGAVIVNDGLIEGTGDADEGVIYFDRDADGTLNSITNNGTITSVNGATIGIDTLLGNDPSSGTIGDEEGIARVQITNAGTISNTNGDDTNGDNDAINFNGDPGTTGGVARGCVEGETILCQVELELVNSGTISAARDSSSNAAIRVESDAVISGTITNQAAGEITGASNAIAISGAHADHDLAISNGLIEGTSSSGIWITGAGVSVENLATGTITGGDEGILIEGSVISVNQGDITLDNVAVAADGIGVVNSGVIGGGEAGIAFGENAAGGIVTNNAGGVVTGGTGITSASGGMIINDGTVEGTSGAAIAFSGDDDATVTLGANSTTTGATSAIAFSGTGVHTVNITVGASVTGGVSGSATGTADSLVLSGTGDGGTLTVTDFEDVTVSGGDFTIGSASTGFGDGIVVNGGSLFFNGSSTGGVNATAGTFGGSGTIAGDVTIAGGATLAPGDDGVGTLAIGGDLILSDTSILAYDLGNPLNPASSDLVTVGGDLTLDGVLRVSDAGGFGAGVYRLIDYTGSLTDNGLTVDVLPDGFDLGGGTIQTAVDGQVNLVMAGDVADIQFFDGSDMAADGAIDGGDGAWNLSSTNWTNAAGDTNAAWAGAFAVFQGTAGTVTLGDDIEATGFQFLTDGYVITSGAGANTIELVDAASGVRAGSGIEATIEAALVGAGGLNKMEGGNLFLTGDNTYTGDTTISGGAIVLDGSMVSDVSILSGAMLTGTGTSTGSVNVAGGAILSPGSDGIGTLTVGDVTFAAGSFFDVDVLTDGSSDMLSATGAAQIDGGTVRVLASETDFAASTDYTILKASGGVAGTFGDVTTDLVFLDPTLSYSGDAVVLNLSRNDVDFEVIGVTANQIAVGAALDGLGDNALTDALVTLDEETALYAYDQLSGEMHASVRSVIADDQRVVRNSVLNHLSNGLPGSRVWGQAWVHDADTSFDGNASGVGRDGWGAMLGADSAWARA
- a CDS encoding autotransporter outer membrane beta-barrel domain-containing protein, with product MNLGLAASYQDTDFDLDRSGFGSGQIETINVLGYLGVDLLGLNLRAGGGYGWSNIDTQRSVAFGSFAGSLAADYDGKSLFAFAEAGFPIALGTSTIEPYVGIRVSEVKTEALAESGGPAALTLAKAEENASAATVGVRASSAPDRPLWVKLNAGYEHGFDDLVPTSTARFVDGDSFTVRGTPLAEDGGFLQAEVLFNTSATSSLGLVFDGFIGDHSQQVAGGVKFSLGF